A DNA window from Camelina sativa cultivar DH55 chromosome 13, Cs, whole genome shotgun sequence contains the following coding sequences:
- the LOC104736172 gene encoding serine/threonine-protein kinase TOUSLED: MLKDLNAQLKQLLETKEAIERQRKLLKKRQNGDKSDGTDTESGAQEEDVIPDEVYKSRLASIKREEEVVLRERERYTLEKGLLMREMKRIRDEDNSRFNNFPVLNSRYALLNLLGKGGFSEVYKAYDLVDHRYVACKLHGLNAQWSEEKKQSYIRHANRECEIHKSLVHHHIVRLWDKFHIDMHTFCTVLEYCSGKDLDAVLKATPNLPEKEARIIIVQIVHGLVYLNKKSQKIIHYDLKPGNVLFDEFGVAKVTDFGLSKIVEDNVGSQGMELTSQGAGTYWYLPPECFELSQTPMISSKVDVWSVGVLFYQMLFGKRPFGHDQSQERILREDTIIKAKKVEFPVTRPAISNEAKDLIRRCLTYNQAERPDVLTMAQDPYLSYSKK; encoded by the exons ATGTTGAAAGATCTGAATGCTCAACTT AAACAATTGTTGGAAACCAAGGAGGCTATTGAGAGACAAAGAAAGCTCCTTAAGAAACGACAAAATGGTG ATAAGAGTGACGGAACTGACACAGAATCAGGAGCCCAGGAGGAAGATGTCATCCCTGACGAGGTTTACAAGTCTCGTCTTGCTAGTATTAAGCGG GAAGAGGAAGTTGTTTTGCGTGAGAGAGAAAGGTACACATTGGAGAAGGGGCTGCTTATGAGGGAGATGAAGCGCATACGAGATGAAGATAATTCTCGTTTCAACAATTTCCCAGTTTTGAATAGCCGATATGCGCTTCTAAATCTTCTTGGTAAAGGCGGATTTAGTGAAGTCTACAAG GCATATGATTTGGTGGATCATAGATATGTTGCATGCAAGCTTCATGGTTTAAACGCCCAGTGGAGTGAGGAAAAGAAGCAAAGTTATATCCGCCATGCCAACAGGGAATGTGAAATCCATAAAAGTCTTGTGCATCACCACATTGTTCGTCTGTGggataaatttcatattgacaTGCATACATTCTGCACCGTTCTGGAATATTGTAGTG GGAAAGACCTTGATGCTGTTTTAAAGGCAACACCTAATCTTCCTGAGAAAGAGGCGAGGATTATCATTGTGCAAATAGTTCATGGCCTTGTATATCTGAATAAAAAGTCACAGAAGATAATCCACTATGATCTGAAGCCCGGGAATGTTCTGTTTGATGAGTTTGGAGTAGCAAAAGTGACTGATTTTGGTTTAAGCAAGATAGTTGAGGACAATGTTGGTTCTCAAGGTATGGAGCTTACATCACAGGGAGCTGGAACATACTG GTACCTCCCCCCAGAATGTTTTGAGCTTAGCCAAACTCCTATGATCTCATCAAAG GTTGATGTATGGTCGGTTGGTGTTCTGTTTTACCAAATGCTATTTGGGAAGCGACCCTTTGGACATGACCAAAGCCAAGAACGAATATTACGAGAAGACACAATCATTAAAGCCAAAAAGGTTGAGTTCCCAGTAACAAGACCTGCCATATCAAATGAAGCAAAG GATTTGATCCGACGGTGTCTAACATATAACCAAGCAGAGAGGCCTGATGTTCTAACAATGGCACAGGATCCATATCTCTCCTACTCTAAGAAATGA
- the LOC104736173 gene encoding uncharacterized protein LOC104736173 codes for MIGDHWLASNYYKTKEVYLSTRTHKKKLTLACSMACSVASSTRFPKMQSGVWYSGSFTPRVIVRCCETANEPPRPKSKLQVGSPIIIVEAPKVIKTAASMPCLRANSGLVKPGDVGRIVSRKPKDLWAVRLSIGTYLLDGKYFKALELDEEASD; via the exons ATGATTGGTGACCACTGGCTTGCAAGCAATTACTACAAgacaaaagaagtctacttatCCACTCGTACCCACAAGAAAAAACTCACACTTGCTTGTTCCATGGCTTGCTCCGTTGCTTCTTCAACTAGATTTCCCAAGATGCAATCCGGGGTATGGTACAGTGGATCTTTCACGCCAAGAGTCATTGTGAGATGCTGTGAAACCGCAAACGAGCCTCCACGACCAAAATCGAAGCTCCAAGTGGGATCACCAATCATCATCGTAGAAGCCCCCAAAGTTATAAAAACAGCCGCTTCAATGCCTTGTCTTAGAGCTAACTCTGGCTTGGTCAAGCCTGGCGATGTTGgaag AATCGTGTCAAGAAAACCAAAGGACTTGTGGGCAGTTCGACTCTCCATTGGAACGTATCTTTTAGATGGTAAATATTTCAAAGCTTTGGAGCTTGACGAAGAAGCTTCTGATTGA
- the LOC104736174 gene encoding uncharacterized protein LOC104736174, with protein sequence MGSLSYLLQTLGLLLLCCAVAANKVPLTNAKYKNPKEPLGVRIKNLMSRMTLEEKIGQMIQVKRANATAEVIKKYFIGSVFSGGGSVPKPNASPEAWVDMVNEIQKKALSTRLGIPIIYGIDAVHGHNNVYNATIFPHNIGLGVTRDPGLVKRIGEATALEVRATGIQYVFAPCIAVCRDPRWGRCYESYSEDHRIVQQMTEIIPGLQGDLPTNQKGVPFVAGKTKVAACAKHFVGDGGTLRGMNANNTVTSSNGLFGIHMPAYYDAVNKGVATVMVSYSSLNGLKMHANKKLITGFLKNKLKFRGIVISDYLGVDQITTPLGANYSHSINAAITAGLDMIMGSSNLTELIDELTSQVKRKLIPMSRIDDAVKRILRVKFTMGLVGLFEDPMADHSLTSQLGSKEHRELAREAVRKSLVLLKNGENADKPLLPLPKKTKKILVAGTHADNLGYQCGGWTISWQGLSGNNLTIGKHIHTCPHSILGFLKFTNSDSRFTLIGICYL encoded by the exons ATGGGGAGTTTGAGTTACTTGCTACAGACGTTAGGACTTCTGCTACTCTGTTGTGCCGTGGCAGCTAATAAAGTACCACTCACGAACGCCAAGTATAAGAACCCAAAAGAGCCATTGGGGGTCAGGATCAAGAACCTAATGAGCCGTATGACACTTGAAGAGAAAATCGGGCAGATGATTCAGGTGAAACGAGCCAATGCCACAGCCGAAGTCATTAAAAAGTACTTCATTG GAAGTGTGTTTAGTGGGGGAGGGAGTGTGCCGAAGCCAAATGCCAGTCCTGAAGCTTGGGTGGACATGGTGAATGAGATCCAAAAGAAAGCGCTTTCGACTCGCTTAGGGATTCCCATAATTTACGGGATCGATGCTGTTCATGGTCACAACAACGTGTACAACGCCACCATTTTCCCGCATAACATAGGCCTCGGAGTCACCAG GGACCCTGGCCTTGTGAAGAGAATTGGTGAAGCAACTGCGCTTGAAGTTAGAGCAACAGGAATCCAATATGTCTTTGCTCCATGTATTGCG GTGTGTAGGGACCCTAGATGGGGAAGATGCTATGAGAGCTATAGTGAGGATCACAGAATAGTTCAACAGATGACTGAGATCATACCCGGTTTGCAAGGTGACCTTCCTACCAATCAAAAGGGTGTTCCTTTCGTCGCTGGAAA GACCAAAGTCGCAGCCTGTGCTAAACACTTTGTTGGAGATGGAGGTACATTGAGAGGTATGAACGCAAACAACACGGTTACTAGCTCAAATGGTTTGTTCGGCATTCACATGCCGGCTTATTATGATGCGGTAAACAAGGGAGTTGCAACAGTTATGGTTTCCTACTCGTCCTTGAACGGGTTGAAAATGCATGCCAATAAGAAACTTATCACGGGTTTCCTCAAGAACAAGCTCAAGTTCAGG GGCATTGTCATCTCGGATTATCTAGGTGTTGATCAGATCACCACACCTCTTGGTGCTAACTATTCACACTCGATTAATGCTGCAATCACTGCTGGACTCGATATG ATCATGGGTTCATCAAACTTGACCGAGTTAATCGACGAACTAACAAGTCAGGTGAAGCGAAAACTCATCCCGATGAGCAGAATCGACGATGCAGTGAAGAGAATCTTGAGAGTCAAATTCACAATGGGGCTTGTTG gGCTCTTTGAAGATCCTATGGCTGATCATAGCTTGACCAGCCAGCTTGGTAGCAAG GAACACAGAGAACTGGCAAGGGAAGCAGTAAGGAAATCTCTGGTGCTGTTGAAGAATGGTGAAAATGCAGATAAGCCATTGCTTCCTCTGCCAAAGAAGACCAAAAAGATCCTTGTTGCAGGAACACACGCTGATAACTTGGGATACCAATGTGGAGGCTGGACAATCTCATGGCAAGGCCTCAGTGGCAACAACCTCACCATTGGTAAACACATACATACTTGTCCTCACTCCATATTAGGGTTTCTCAAATTCACCAATAGTGACTCAAGATTCACTCTCATAGGCATTTGTTACTTGTGA
- the LOC104738075 gene encoding uncharacterized protein LOC104738075, whose product MGTLSKVLCLVLLCCAVAAAEGTLKYKDPKQPLGARIRDLMNRMTLQEKIGQMVQIERSVATPEVMQKYFIGSVLSGGGSVPSEKATPETWVNMVNGIQKAALSTRLGIPMIYGIDAVHGHNNVYGATIFPHNVGLGVTRDPNLLKRIGEATALEVRATGIPYAFAPCIAVCRDPRWGRCYESYSEDYKIVQQMTEIIPGLQGDLPTKRRGVPFVGGKSKVAACAKHFVGDGGTVRGIDENNTVIDSKGLFGIHMPAYYNAVNKGVATIMVSYSAWNGLRMHANKELVTGFLKNKLKFRGLFGIHMPAYYNAVNKGVATIMVSYSAWNGLRMHANKELVTGFLKNKLKFRGFVISDWQGIDRITTPPHLNYSYSVYAGISAGIDMIMVPYNYTEFIDEINSQIQKKLIPISRIDDAVKRILRVKFTMGLFEEPLADLSFANQLGSKEHRELAREAVRKSLVLLKNGKKGAKPLLPLPKKTGKILVAGTHADNLGYQCGGWTITWQGLKGNDHTVGTTILAAVKSTVAPTTQVVYSENPDANFVKSGKFDYAIVVVGEPPYAEMFGDSTNLTISDPGPSTIGNVCGSMKCVVVVVSGRPVVIQPYVSTIDALVAAWLPGTEGQGVADALFGDYGFTGKLARTWFKSVKQLPMNVGDLHYDPLYPFGFGLTTKPYKM is encoded by the exons atgggGACTCTGAGTAAAGTGTTATGTCTTGTGCTGCTGTGTTGTGCCGTGGCTGCTGCTGAAGGTACTTTGAAGTACAAGGACCCAAAGCAGCCTTTGGGTGCAAGAATCAGGGATCTGATGAACCGTATGACTCTCCAGGAGAAGATTGGTCAGATGGTTCAGATCGAACGCAGCGTCGCAACTCCTGAAGTTATGCAGAAATACTTCATTG GGAGTGTCTTGAGTGGAGGAGGAAGTGTGCCTTCGGAAAAGGCGACTCCTGAAACTTGGGTGAACATGGTCAATGGGATTCAAAAGGCGGCTCTTTCCACTCGCCTTGGAATCCCAATGATCTACGGTATTGATGCTGTTCACGGTCACAACAATGTCTACGGTGCCACCATTTTCCCACACAATGTAGGCCTTGGAGTCACAAG GGATCCTAACCTTCTTAAGAGGATTGGGGAAGCAACCGCGCTTGAAGTTAGAGCGACCGGAATCCCATACGCCTTTGCACCTTGTATTGCA GTATGTAGGGATCCAAGATGGGGAAGATGCTATGAGAGCTACAGCGAGGATTATAAAATTGTCCAACAAATGACTGAGATTATACCTGGTTTGCAAGGTGACCTTCCTACCAAGCGTAGGGGTGTTCCCTTTGTCGGTGGAAA GTCAAAAGTCGCGGCTTGTGCTAAACATTTTGTTGGAGATGGAGGTACAGTAAGAGGGATTGACGAGAACAACACAGTGATTGACTCTAAGGGGCTGTTCGGAATTCACATGCCTGCATATTACAACGCTGTGAACAAGGGTGTTGCAACAATCATGGTGTCTTACTCTGCCTGGAACGGTTTGAGAATGCATGCCAACAAGGAACTTGTCACGGGCTTCCTCAAGAACAAGTTGAAGTTCAGA GGGCTGTTCGGAATTCACATGCCTGCATATTACAACGCTGTGAACAAGGGTGTTGCAACAATCATGGTGTCTTACTCTGCCTGGAACGGTTTGAGAATGCATGCCAACAAGGAACTTGTCACGGGCTTCCTCAAGAACAAGTTGAAGTTCAGA GGTTTTGTCATCTCGGATTGGCAGGGGATTGATAGGATCACGACTCCTCCGCATCTTAACTATTCTTACTCTGTTTACGCGGGAATCAGCGCTGGAATTGACATG ATTATGGTGCCGTACAACTACACTGAGTTCATAGACGAAATTAACAGTCAGATACAGAAAAAGCTTATTCCGATAAGCAGGATCGATGACGCTGTGAAGAGAATCTTAAGGGTCAAATTCACAATGGGACTCTTTGAGGAACCACTGGCTGATCTCAGCTTTGCCAACCAGCTTGGTAGTAAG GAACACAGGGAACTAGCTCGTGAAGCCGTGAGGAAATCTCTAGTGCTGCTCAAGAATGGTAAGAAAGGGGCTAAACCGCTGCTTCCTCTGCCTAAGAAAACAGGGAAAATCCTTGTTGCGGGAACACATGCTGATAACTTGGGATATCAATGTGGTGGTTGGACTATCACCTGGCAAGGACTTAAAGGCAACGACCACACTGTTG GTACAACGATCCTTGCTGCTGTTAAGAGCACAGTGGCTCCAACTACACAAGTCGTCTACAGTGAAAATCCTGATGCGAACTTCGTCAAGTCCGGTAAATTTGACTATGCCATTGTGGTTGTTGGCGAGCCACCTTATGCTGAAATGTTTGGGGACAGCACGAACCTGACCATAAGTGATCCTGGTCCAAGCACAATCGGGAACGTGTGTGGATCCATGAAGTGTGTCGTGGTTGTGGTCTCTGGCCGTCCCGTGGTGATTCAGCCTTATGTTTCGACCATAGATGCCCTTGTGGCGGCTTGGCTTCCGGGAACAGAAGGTCAAGGAGTGGCTGATGCTCTCTTTGGTGATTATGGGTTCACTGGAAAGTTGGCTAGGACATGGTTTAAGTCAGTGAAGCAGCTACCGATGAATGTTGGCGATCTGCATTACGACCCGTTGTACCCCTTCGGTTTCGGCTTGACCACAAAACCATACAAAATGTAG
- the LOC104736175 gene encoding indole-3-acetaldehyde oxidase-like, which translates to MVERNLIFEEKEEEAMMKSKTSLVFAINGERYELELSSIDPSTTLVDFLRNKTPFKSVKLSCGEGGCGACVVILSKYDPLLEKVEDFTISSCLTLLCSIDGCSITTSDGIGNSRVGFHAVHERIAGFHATQCGFCTPGMSVSMFSALLNADKSHHPPRSGFSNLTAAEAEKAVLGNLCRCTGYRPLVDACTSFAADVDIEDLGFNTFCKKGENRGEVLGRLPCYDHTSSQVICTFPEFLEKEIKNEMSLDSRKYRWSSPVSVSELQGLLEVENGSSSVKLVAGNTSTGYYKEEKERKYERFIDIRRIPELTLVRKDESGVELGASVTLSKAIEVLREQENVPMLAKIATHMEKIANRFVRNTGTIGGNIIMAQRKQFPSDLTTILVAAGATVKIMTNSSVQEEFTLEKFLEQPPLEAKSLLLSVQIPSWRPVKKNGSALLFETYRAAPRPLGNALAFLNAAFSAEVSLSEALDGIVVNDCRLVFGAYGTKHAHRASNVEDFLIGKVMSDEVLSEAIGLLKDEIVPDKGTLNPGYRSSLAVTFLFEFFGSLTETNAKTTNGLLNGGCKENGSDHQNVESLKAEAMLSSSQQIVETQEHSPVGKGITKAGACLQASGEAVYVDDIPAPENCLYGAFIYSTMPLARIKSIKFKQNRVPEGVVGIITYKDIPKGGKNMGTTGFFTSDLLFAEEITHCAGQIIAILVADSQKHADIAANLVVIDYDTKDLEPPILSLEEAVEKSSVFDIPPPLRGYPVGDITKGMDEAEHKILGSKINFGSQYFFYMETQTALAVPDEDNCMVVYSSTQIPEFVHQTIAGCLGVPENNVRVITRRVGGGFGGKAIKAMPVAAACALAASKMQRPVRTYVNRKTDMITTGGRHPMKVPYSVGFKSNGKITALDIEVLLDAGLTEDVSPLIPKGIQGALMKYDWGALSFNAILCKTNTVSRTAVRAPGDVQGSYIGEAIIEKVASYLSVDVDEIRKVNLHTYDSLRLFHNVRAGESPEYTLPFLWDKIAEFSGFNQRKKEVEGFNTSNKWRKRGISRVPAVYAVSMRSTPGRVSVLRDGSIVVEVQGIEIGQGLWTKVKQMAAYSLGMVQCGTASDELLRKIRVIQSDTLSMVQGSMTAGSTTSEASSEAVRICCDGLVERLLPVKNALVEQTGGPVTWDNLISQAYMQSINMSVSSLYLPDDSTEEYINYGVGASEVEINVLTGETTILRTDIIYDCGKSLNPAVDLGQIEGAFVQGLGFFMLEEFLMNSDGLVVTDSTWTYKIPTVDTIPRQFNVEILNSGQHKNRVLSSKASGEPPLLLAASVHCAVRAAVKEARKQILTWNSNQQGADTYFELPVPATMPVVKEFCGLDVVEKYLEWKIQQRKKI; encoded by the exons ATGGTTGagagaaatttgatttttgaagaaaaagaagaagaagcgatgATGAAGAGCAAGACCTCTCTGGTTTTCGCCATTAACGGAGAAAGATACGAGCTCGAGCTCTCTTCTATTGATCCTTCCACCACACTCGTTGATTTCTTGCGTAACAAGACTCCTTTCAAGAGCGTCAAGCTTAGTTGTGGCGAAG GTGGTTGTGGCGCTTGTGTTGTTATTCTTTCAAAGTATGATCCATTGCTCGAAAAAGTCGAAGACTTCACGATCAGCTCGTGTCTCACGCTCCTCTGCAGCATCGATGGCTGCTCCATCACTACCTCAGATGGTATTGGGAACAGCAGAGTCGGTTTCCATGCGGTCCACGAGCGGATCGCAGGTTTTCACGCCACGCAATGCGGTTTCTGCACACCCGGAATGAGCGTCTCCATGTTTTCCGCTCTCTTGAACGCTGATAagtctcatcatcctcctcgcAGCGGATTCTCAAACCTCACCGCTGCAGAAGCTGAGAAAGCTGTGTTGGGGAACCTATGCCGGTGTACTGGATACAGGCCCCTCGTGGACGCTTGTACGAGTTTTGCAGCGGATGTGGATATCGAAGATCTTGGATTTAATACCTTTTGCAAGAAGGGAGAAAACAGAGGTGAGGTATTAGGAAGGTTGCCATGTTACGATCACACATCATCTCAGGTTATCTGTACATTTCCAGAATTCTTGgagaaagaaatcaagaacgagATGAGTCTTGATTCAAGAAAGTACAGATGGTCGAGTCCTGTTAGTGTTTCGGAGCTTCAAGGGTTATTAGAAGTCGAGAATGGTTCGTCGTCGGTTAAGTTAGTTGCAGGTAACACGAGCACCGGGtattacaaagaagaaaaagagaggaagtACGAGAGATTTATCGATATCAGGCGGATTCCTGAGCTTACTCTGGTGAGAAAAGATGAGAGTGGAGTTGAATTAGGAGCTTCTGTTACTTTATCTAAAGCTATTGAGGTTCTAAGAGAGCAAGAAAATGTTCCCATGTTGGCTAAGATCGCTACTCATATGGAAAAGATCGCAAACAGATTTGTGAGGAACACGGGAACGATAGGTGGAAACATCATCATGGCGCAGAGGAAACAGTTTCCTTCGGATCTCACAACCATACTTGTTGCTGCTGGAGCAACGGTGAAGATCATGACTAACAGCTCGGTTCAAGAAGAGTTCACATTAGAAAAGTTTCTTGAACAGCCTCCTCTTGAAGCCAAATCTCTTCTTTTGAGCGTCCAGATTCCGTCTTGGCGCCCTGTGAAGAAGAACGGTTCTGCTTTGCTCTTTGAAACTTATAGAGCAGCGCCACGTCCTCTAGGAAACGCATTGGCATTTCTGAATGCGGCTTTCTCAGCTGAAGTGTCTTTGAGTGAAGCACTTGATGGCATCGTTGTAAATGATTGCCGGTTGGTTTTTGGGGCTTATGGAACCAAACATGCACACAGGGCGAGTAATGTTGAAGACTTTCTTATAGGAAAAGTGATGTCTGATGAAGTTTTGTCGGAAGCTATTGGCTTACTTAAAGATGAGATAGTACCTGATAAGGGTACTTTGAATCCCGGTTACAGATCAAGCTTGGCTGTTACTTTTCTCTTCGAGTTCTTCGGATCTTTAACTGAAACAAACGCTAAAACTACAAACGGTTTGCTCAATGGAGGATGCAAAGAGAATGGTTCAGATCATCAGAATGTTGAATCTTTGAAAGCTGAAGCTATGCTGTCATCTTCACAACAAATAGTTGAAACTCAAGAACATAGTCCAGTCGGTAAAGGCATTACAAAGGCTGGAGCTTGTCTTCAAGCATCTG GTGAAGCTGTTTATGTAGACGATATTCCTGCTCCTGAAAATTGTCTATACGGTGCATTTATCTACAGTACAATGCCGCTGGCACGGATTAAGAGTATAAAGTTCAAGCAAAACAGAGTTCCTGAAGGAGTTGTTGGCATAATTACTTACAAGGATATTCCCAAAGGCGGGAAAAATATGGGTACCACCGGTTTCTTTACGTCGGATCTTTtgtttgcagaagaaatcaCTCATTGCGCGGGTCAGATAATCGCAATTTTG GTTGCAGATAGTCAAAAGCATGCAGATATTGCAGCAAATCTTGTTGTGATTGATTATGACACAAAGGATTTAGAACCGCCGATACTGTCCTTAGAAGAAGCTGTCGAAAAGTCTAGCGTTTTCGACATCCCTCCACCTCTGCGTGGTTACCCGGTCGGTGATATTACCAAAGGAATGGATGAAGCTGAACACAAGATTCTTGGATCAAAG ATAAATTTCGGATCACAGTACTTCTTTTATATGGAGACACAAACGGCACTCGCAGTGCCGGATGAAGACAACTGTATGGTGGTTTATAGCTCGACTCAAATCCCCGAGTTTGTACATCAAACCATTGCTGGATGTCTTGGAGTTCCTGAGAACAATGTTCGTGTCATCACTAGAAGAGTTGGAGGTGGATTTGGTGGGAAAGCCATCAAGGCAATGCCT GTGGCTGCAGCCTGTgcacttgcagcatccaaaatGCAGCGTCCGGTGAGAACATATGTGAACCGAAAAACGGATATGATAACTACGGGAGGAAGACATCCGATGAAAGTCCCATATAGTGTTGGATTCAAGTCCAATGGAAAGATTACTGCTTTGGATATAGAGGTGTTACTTGATGCAGGGTTAACCGAAGATGTAAGCCCGCTTATACCAAAGGGGATCCAAGGAGCACTGATGAAGTATGATTGGGGTGCTCTCTCTTTCAATGCGATATTATGCAAAACAAACACTGTGAGCAGAACCGCGGTTAGAGCTCCTGGTGATGTACAAGGATCATATATCGGAGAAGCCATCATTGAAAAAGTAGCTTCATATCTTTCAGTTGATGTGGATGAGATCAGGAAGGTTAACCTCCACACGTATGATAGCTTGAGGTTGTTTCACAATGTCAGAGCTGGTGAATCCCCTGAGTACACGTTACCTTTTCTTTGGGACAAAATCGCTGAGTTCTCAGGATTTAACCAGCGGAAGAAGGAGGTTGAGGGTTTTAATACATCAAACAAGTGGAGAAAGAGAGGGATCTCACGTGTGCCTGCGGTTTATGCAGTTAGTATGCGATCAACACCCGGAAGAGTAAGCGTTTTGAGGGATGGATCAATAGTGGTTGAGGTTCAAGGGATTGAGATAGGACAAGGGCTGTGGACAAAGGTTAAACAGATGGCTGCATATTCTCTTGGTATGGTCCAATGCGGTACTGCAAGCGATGAGCTGCTCAGGAAAATCAGGGTCATCCAATCCGACACCTTAAGTATGGTGCAAGGGTCAATGACTGCTGGTAGCACAACCTCTGAAGCGAGCAGCGAAGCGGTTAGGATTTGTTGTGATGGCTTAGTCGAAAGGCTATTACCCGTCAAGAATGCTTTGGTGGAGCAAACAGGAGGACCTGTGACTTGGGATAACCTCATCAGTCAG GCTTATATGCAATCGATAAACATGTCGGTTAGTAGCTTATACTTGCCGGACGACTCCACCGAAGAATATATTAACTATGGAGTTGGAGCAAGCGAG GTTGAAATAAATGTTTTGACGGGTGAAACAACGATTCTGCGCACGGATATTATCTATGATTGTGGGAAGAGTCTCAATCCCGCTGTTGATTTAGGACAG aTTGAAGGAGCATTTGTTCAAGGACTTGGGTTCTTCATGCTTGAAGAGTTCCTAATGAACTCAGACGGTCTCGTGGTAACAGACAGCACATGGACTTACAAGATCCCAACGGTCGATACAATCCCAAGACAGTTCAATGTGGAGATTCTCAACAGTGGACAACACAAGAATCGTGTTCTTTCATCCAAAG CTTCGGGTGAACCGCCACTGCTTTTAGCGGCTTCTGTTCACTGCGCGGTACGAGCAGCTGTTAAAGAAGCCAGGAAACAGATTCTGACATGGAACAGTAACCAACAAGGGGCTGATACGTACTTTGAATTGCCTGTTCCAGCAACAATGCCTGTTGTGAAGGAGTTTTGTGGACTCGATGTTGTCGAGAAATACTTGGAATGGAAAATCCAACAGaggaagaaaatataa